Proteins encoded by one window of Actinomycetota bacterium:
- a CDS encoding YbjQ family protein, with product MELLVPLAMVLVLLVVGGGLGAVRERNHLRELDTAERLHAAFPVTDTRTFLGMDEGADVGVLVMGTVVISTDYLKSFLAGLRNLVGGELRSYQTLLSRARREAKRRMVDDARARHASAVVNVRFETSMIDTGGRSTSRSVEVLCYGTAIVRRDRSRAA from the coding sequence GTGGAGCTCCTCGTCCCCCTCGCGATGGTCCTGGTGCTCCTCGTCGTCGGCGGCGGGCTCGGGGCGGTCCGAGAGCGCAACCACCTCCGCGAGCTCGACACGGCCGAGCGGCTCCACGCCGCCTTCCCGGTCACCGACACGCGCACGTTCCTCGGGATGGACGAGGGCGCCGATGTCGGAGTGCTCGTCATGGGGACGGTCGTGATCTCGACCGACTACCTCAAGAGCTTCCTCGCCGGACTGCGCAACCTGGTCGGCGGTGAGCTCAGGAGCTACCAGACCCTTCTGTCCCGCGCCCGTCGCGAGGCGAAGCGCCGCATGGTCGACGACGCACGGGCCCGTCACGCCAGCGCGGTCGTGAACGTTCGCTTCGAGACGTCGATGATCGACACCGGTGGACGCAGCACGAGCAGGTCCGTCGAGGTCCTCTGCTACGGGACCGCGATCGTGCGTCGGGACAGGTCCCGAGCCGCCTGA
- a CDS encoding ATP-dependent Clp protease ATP-binding subunit, which yields MFERFTDRARRVVVLAQEEARMLNHNYIGTEHILLGLIHEGEGVAAKALESLNISLQAVRDQVQEIIGKGQQPPAGHIPFTPRAKKVLELSLREALQLGHNYIGTEHILLGLIREGEGVAAQVLQKLGADLNRVRQQVIQLLSGYSGDPQKAGAGVGESSGGSREGSTVLDQFGRNLTQAAREGQLDPVIGRFREIERVMQVLSRRTKNNPVLIGEPGVGKTAIVEGLAQRIVAGDVPETLRDKHLYTLDLGALVAGSRYRGDFEERLKKVLKEITTRGDIILFIDELHTLVGAGAAEGAIDAASILKPMLARGEIQTIGATTLDEYRKHLEKDAALERRFQPVKVEEPTIEHTIEILKGLRDRYEAHHRVTITDEALVAAGNLADRYISDRFLPDKAIDLIDEAGSRLRIQSMTAPPDLKDLDEKIEETRKSKEAAIDGQDFERAASLRDEEKKLIERRQSREKEWRSEGMDTVLTVDEETIAEVLANWTGIPVFKLTEEESQKLLKMEDELHKRVIGQQPAIGAVSKAIRRTRAGLKDPKRPSGSFIFLGPSGVGKTELAKTLAEYLFGDEGALIHLDMSEYMEKHTVSRLIGSPPGYVGYEEGGQLTEQVRRRPFSVVLFDEVEKAHPDVFNTLLQILEDGRLTDAQGHQVDFKNTILIMTSNLGTKNLTAPAVGFAASGDEASVYEKMKKQVDEELKKHFRPEFLNRIDEVIVFHPLTKDEVKSIVDLMIKRVKNQLRSKDLDLELTDALKSWLAEKGYDPQLGARPLRRTIQRELEDVLSERMLFGEFSAGQLIVADVDIDKDEVVFRAVDSPDTPDVPPVELAGTGSSDGESEA from the coding sequence ATGTTCGAGAGGTTCACCGACAGGGCCCGCCGGGTGGTCGTCCTCGCGCAGGAAGAGGCGAGGATGCTCAACCACAACTACATCGGGACCGAGCACATCCTGCTCGGGCTGATCCACGAGGGTGAGGGTGTCGCCGCCAAGGCCCTCGAATCGCTGAACATCTCGCTCCAGGCCGTCCGTGACCAGGTCCAGGAGATCATCGGCAAGGGCCAGCAGCCTCCGGCAGGGCACATCCCGTTCACGCCCCGCGCCAAGAAGGTCCTCGAGCTGAGCCTGCGCGAGGCGCTGCAGCTGGGTCACAACTACATCGGCACCGAGCACATCCTCCTCGGCCTGATCCGCGAGGGTGAGGGCGTCGCCGCCCAGGTGCTGCAGAAGCTGGGCGCCGACCTCAACCGCGTCCGCCAGCAGGTCATCCAGCTGCTGTCCGGCTACTCCGGCGACCCCCAGAAGGCCGGCGCCGGCGTCGGCGAGAGCAGCGGCGGCAGCCGCGAGGGCTCGACCGTCCTCGACCAGTTCGGCCGCAACCTCACCCAGGCCGCCCGCGAGGGCCAGCTCGACCCCGTCATCGGCCGCTTCCGCGAGATCGAGCGGGTCATGCAGGTGTTGTCGCGGCGCACCAAGAACAACCCCGTCCTCATCGGCGAGCCCGGTGTCGGCAAGACCGCCATCGTCGAGGGCCTCGCTCAGCGCATCGTCGCCGGCGACGTCCCCGAGACGCTGCGCGACAAGCACCTGTACACCCTCGACCTCGGCGCCCTGGTCGCCGGGTCCCGCTACCGCGGTGACTTCGAGGAGCGCCTCAAGAAAGTGCTGAAGGAGATCACCACCCGCGGCGACATCATCCTGTTCATCGACGAGCTGCACACGCTCGTCGGGGCGGGTGCCGCCGAGGGTGCGATCGATGCCGCCAGCATCCTCAAGCCGATGCTGGCCCGCGGCGAGATCCAGACCATCGGGGCCACGACCCTCGACGAGTACCGCAAGCACCTCGAAAAGGATGCCGCCCTCGAGCGCCGGTTCCAGCCGGTCAAGGTCGAGGAGCCCACGATCGAGCACACGATCGAGATCCTCAAGGGCCTGCGCGACCGCTACGAGGCCCACCACCGCGTCACCATCACCGACGAGGCGCTCGTCGCGGCCGGCAACCTCGCCGACCGCTACATCTCCGACCGCTTCCTGCCCGACAAGGCCATCGACCTGATCGACGAGGCCGGCTCGCGCCTGCGCATCCAGTCGATGACCGCCCCGCCCGACCTCAAGGACCTCGACGAGAAGATCGAGGAGACCCGCAAGTCCAAGGAAGCGGCCATCGACGGCCAGGACTTCGAGCGCGCGGCGTCGCTGCGGGACGAGGAGAAGAAGCTCATCGAGCGGCGCCAGAGCCGCGAGAAAGAGTGGCGCTCCGAGGGCATGGACACGGTCCTCACCGTCGACGAGGAGACCATCGCCGAGGTCCTCGCCAACTGGACCGGCATCCCCGTCTTCAAGCTGACGGAGGAGGAGAGCCAGAAGCTGCTCAAGATGGAGGACGAGCTGCACAAGCGCGTCATCGGGCAGCAGCCCGCCATCGGAGCCGTCTCCAAGGCCATCCGCCGGACCCGTGCGGGCCTCAAGGACCCCAAGCGGCCGTCGGGCTCGTTCATCTTCCTCGGGCCCTCCGGTGTCGGCAAGACCGAGCTGGCCAAGACCCTCGCCGAGTACCTGTTCGGCGACGAGGGCGCGCTGATCCACCTCGACATGTCCGAGTACATGGAGAAGCACACCGTCAGCCGCCTCATCGGCTCGCCTCCCGGCTACGTCGGCTACGAGGAGGGTGGCCAGCTCACCGAGCAGGTCCGCCGCCGGCCGTTCAGCGTCGTGCTGTTCGACGAGGTCGAGAAGGCCCACCCCGACGTGTTCAACACGCTGCTGCAGATCCTCGAGGACGGGCGGCTCACGGACGCGCAGGGTCATCAGGTCGACTTCAAGAACACGATCCTGATCATGACGTCCAACCTCGGCACCAAGAACCTCACCGCCCCGGCGGTCGGCTTCGCGGCAAGCGGCGACGAGGCGTCGGTGTACGAGAAGATGAAGAAGCAGGTGGACGAGGAGCTCAAGAAGCACTTCCGCCCCGAGTTCCTCAACCGCATCGACGAGGTCATCGTCTTCCACCCGCTGACCAAGGACGAGGTCAAGTCGATCGTCGACCTGATGATCAAGCGCGTGAAGAACCAGCTGCGCTCCAAGGACCTCGACCTCGAACTCACCGACGCGCTCAAGAGCTGGCTCGCCGAGAAGGGCTACGACCCCCAGCTCGGGGCGCGGCCGCTGCGGCGCACGATCCAGCGCGAGCTCGAGGACGTGCTGTCGGAGCGGATGCTCTTCGGCGAGTTCAGCGCGGGCCAGCTCATCGTCGCGGACGTCGACATCGACAAGGACGAGGTCGTGTTCCGGGCGGTGGACTCGCCTGACACGCCCGACGTGCCCCCGGTCGAGCTCGCCGGCACCGGCAGCTCGGACGGGGAGTCGGAAGCGTGA
- a CDS encoding PrsW family intramembrane metalloprotease, with the protein MRRRPDRHGIEHEPWFVAPTPGTDTDEGDDQGAQVAEGGSTARADDAWQLVGDEPALRGAAAVDTGFYAYYLRRRAETSDLRRLVAITLAALAAGPFAIVGAILASIGNGSFAAILGIVLFAPIIEEVAKASGAVYLVERHPWVIRQRATLPLITLLAGLFFAVVENVLYLEVYIDDPTTTIVVWRWVAGPLLHGGAAFISGLGVARMWGRVHAGRGLPDWSVAMPFVVVAIVVHALYNLTVTILELSGFPFA; encoded by the coding sequence ATGCGCCGCCGCCCCGACCGTCACGGCATCGAGCACGAGCCCTGGTTCGTGGCGCCCACACCGGGTACCGATACCGACGAGGGCGACGATCAGGGTGCTCAAGTAGCCGAAGGCGGTAGCACCGCTCGTGCCGACGATGCGTGGCAGCTCGTCGGCGACGAGCCGGCGCTGCGGGGAGCAGCCGCGGTCGACACAGGTTTCTACGCCTACTACCTGCGGCGCCGGGCCGAGACGAGTGACCTCCGCCGGCTGGTCGCGATCACGCTCGCCGCTCTCGCCGCGGGGCCGTTCGCGATCGTCGGGGCGATCTTGGCGTCGATCGGCAACGGCTCGTTCGCGGCCATCCTGGGGATCGTGCTGTTCGCGCCGATCATCGAGGAGGTGGCGAAGGCCTCCGGCGCGGTCTACCTCGTCGAGCGCCATCCCTGGGTCATCCGTCAGCGCGCCACGCTGCCGCTCATCACCCTGCTGGCGGGTCTGTTCTTCGCGGTCGTCGAGAACGTGCTCTACCTCGAGGTGTACATCGACGATCCCACCACCACGATCGTCGTCTGGCGCTGGGTCGCCGGGCCGCTGCTCCACGGCGGCGCTGCGTTCATCTCGGGCCTCGGTGTCGCCCGGATGTGGGGGCGCGTGCACGCCGGACGCGGCTTGCCCGACTGGTCCGTCGCGATGCCGTTCGTCGTCGTCGCGATCGTCGTCCACGCCCTCTACAACCTGACCGTCACGATCCTCGAGCTGTCGGGCTTCCCGTTCGCATG
- a CDS encoding heavy metal-binding domain-containing protein: protein MIVVNTETIPGQTIVEVKGLVQGNTIRAKHLGRDIGASLKNLVGGEIRAYTELLTEARREALDRMLGQARQLGANAVVNVRFTTSAVAGGAAELYAYGTAVVVAPAG from the coding sequence GTGATAGTGGTCAACACCGAGACGATCCCGGGGCAGACGATCGTCGAGGTGAAGGGGCTGGTCCAGGGCAACACGATCCGGGCCAAGCACCTGGGTCGTGACATCGGCGCCAGCCTCAAGAACCTCGTCGGCGGCGAGATCCGCGCCTACACCGAGCTGCTGACCGAGGCCCGCCGCGAGGCGCTCGACCGCATGCTCGGTCAGGCGCGTCAGCTCGGCGCCAACGCCGTGGTCAACGTGCGGTTCACCACCTCGGCGGTGGCGGGTGGGGCGGCGGAGCTGTACGCCTACGGCACCGCCGTCGTGGTAGCCCCCGCCGGCTGA